From a single Artemia franciscana chromosome 9, ASM3288406v1, whole genome shotgun sequence genomic region:
- the LOC136031558 gene encoding uncharacterized protein LOC136031558, with protein MILLMLRDAGDKVLREEQCGFRKGRGCVDQVFTLTLKIEKSLRRQTPMVRSFIDYEQAFDSVDRRALAKVLSLYGIPVKYITMICAMYENNTTAVEVGNEVNNWFYIKSGVKQDCLLSPFIRTI; from the coding sequence atGATACTTCTTATGCTGAGAGATGCTggagacaaagttttaagagaagaacagtgcggtttcagaaaaggtagaggatgtgtcgaccaagttttcactcttacgTTAAAAATTGAGAAGTCTCTTCGTCGTCAAACACCTATGGTCcgcagttttatcgattatgagcaagcgttcgattctgttgatagaagagctttagcaaaggtcttatccttatatggtataccagtcAAATACATTACaatgatttgtgctatgtacgagaataatactactGCAGttgaggtaggaaatgaggttaacaactggttttatattaaatcaggagttaagcaggattgtcttctatccccctttatacgGACCATTtag
- the LOC136030938 gene encoding succinate dehydrogenase assembly factor 4, mitochondrial-like, which produces MMLVCLKFTSIIRNYAGHARLLQLVPLRKHNTEAETTEKSEQGCGVTPKRKKTPIGKLDELEEGQHPFQEKEPLKPWPDNTNPNTGEVGGPKGPEPTRYGDWERKGRVTDF; this is translated from the exons ATGATGTTAGTCTGTTTGAAATTCACTTCTATAATCCGAAATTATGCTG GTCATGCCAGGCTTCTTCAGCTTGTACCATTAAGGAAGCACAATACAGAAGCAGAGACTACAGAAAAGAGTGAACAAGGATGTGGAGTTACaccaaagagaaagaaaacacCCATAG GAAAATTGGATGAACTTGAAGAAGGTCAACACCCATTCCAAGAAAAGGAGCCACTGAAACCATGGCCAGACAACACAAATCCAAATACTGGTGAGGTTGGAGGTCCAAAAGGTCCAGAGCCAACTAGGTATGGAGATTGGGAGAGAAAAGGCCGAGTGACAGACTTTTAA
- the LOC136030939 gene encoding cuticle protein CP14.6-like codes for MKSALILCLCVLAANADKLPGGKDDDVSIVSYVNEVNGDGTYDIGYELSNGVKASETGRQISLPDDEPGTAVSGSYSFVGDDGKTYTVSYVADENGFQPKADHLPVAPEPPAYVAQLLAKLSQKSR; via the exons ATGAAATCA GCACTAATCTTGTGTCTCTGCGTGCTTGCTGCCAACGCTGATAAACTCCCTGGCGGTAAGGACGATGATGTATCAATCGTCAGTTACGTCAACGAAGTTAACGGTGATGGCACCTACGATATTGGCTATGAGCTCAGCAATGGTGTTAAAGCTTCTGAGACTGGAAGACAGATTAGCCTCCCTGACGATGAGCCTGGCACTGCCGTATCTGGATCATATAGTTTTGTTGGTGATGATGGTAAAACTTACACAGTGAGCTATGTAGCAGACGAAAACGGATTTCAACCAAAGGCAGATCACCTACCAGTTGCCCCAGAACCCCCAGCATATGTTGCTCAGCTCCTCGCTAAATTGAGTCAGAAATCAagataa